The following proteins are co-located in the Salvelinus sp. IW2-2015 linkage group LG36, ASM291031v2, whole genome shotgun sequence genome:
- the LOC111959699 gene encoding lupus La protein homolog B — MAEIQEMSELEKKVSQQLEYYFGDHNLPRDKFLKEQLQLDDGWVTLETMLKFNRLKCLTTDHSVIVESLKKSQTGLLELSEDXTKIRRISSKPLPELNDKYKDTLKHKSVYIKGFPLETTLDEIEGWLKGKGVIENIQMRRNIQKNFKGSVFLVFDTEEASKQFLARTDTKSFKENEMIVLSREDYHAKKTEDRKLLKAESKAKAKHDKDEKQKQAEEEEMKSLDEQTGCLLKFSGNLDSVSREDFHEVFSGHGQIKWIDFTRGAKEGTILFRVSAKEALDKAKEASXGNLKIKGEDVTWEVMEGDAEREALKKIIEDQQESLNRRRGGRGGRKSGGRGGRGGRRDRGGRDGKSHYQGRKTKFDDSDNDAPPSPKKRALEGVCKDADAPAAKVVKTENGS; from the exons ATGGCAGAAATTCAAGAAATGTCTGAACTTGAGAAGAAGGTGTCTCAACAGCTTGAG TACTACTTCGGTGATCACAACCTTCCAAGAGACAAGTTCCTCAAAGAACAGTTGCAGCTCGATGATGGCTGGGTGACTCTGGAAACCATGCTCAAGTTTAACAG GCTGAAATGCTTGACAACCGATCACAGTGTAATTGTTGAGTCTCTGAAGAAATCCCAGACTGGCCTTTTGGAATTGAGTGAGGATRAGACAAARATCAGGAGAATTTCAAGCAAGCCCTTACCAGAACTGAACGACAAGTACAAAGATACCCTCAAACACAAATCTGTGTACATT AAAGGTTTCCCATTGGAGACAACCCTTGATGAAATCGAGGGGTGGCTGAAAGGGAAAGGCGTCATAGAAAACATTCAGATGAGACGCAATATCCAAAAGAATTTCAAG GGCTCAGTATTCCTGGTTTTTGACACTGAAGAAGCATCAAAGCAGTTCCTAGCACGCACAGACACCAAATCATTCAAAGAAAATGAAATGATTGTACTTTCAAG AGAGGACTACCATGCAAAGAAAACAGAGGATAGAAAACTGTTAAAAGCAGAGTCAAAGGCTAAGGCTAAACA TGACAAGgacgaaaaacaaaaacaagcagaggaagaggaaatg AAATCTCTGGACGAGCAGACCGGATGCCTGTTGAAGTTCTCAGGCAATCTTGACAGTGTTTCAAGAGAGGATTTTCACGAGGTGTTCTCAGGTCATGGTCAAATCAAATGGATTGATTTCACCAGGGGTGCCAAAGAG GGTACCATCCTCTTCAGAGTGAGTGCCAAGGAAGCTCTTGATAAGGCCAAGGAAGCAAGTGRAGGAAACTTGAAAATTAAAGGCGAAGACGTTACGTGGGAGGTGATGGAGGGAGATGCTGAGAGGGAAGCTCTGAAAAAGATAATTGAAGACCAACAGGAATCTCTCAACAGACGTCGAGGTGGTAGAG GTGGCCGAAAATCAGGTggtagaggggggagaggaggacgaAGGGACAGGGGTGGACGTGATGGCAAATCACACTACCAAGGCAGAAAGACCAAATTTGATGATAGTGATAATGATG CACCTCCTAGCCCRAAGAAGCGAGCCCTGGAAGGAGTGTGCAAAGATGCTGATGCTCCAGCTGCAAAAGTTGTCAAAACTGAAAATGGGTCTTAG
- the klhl23 gene encoding kelch-like protein 23 isoform X2, with translation MDLKINATMSDKGKGSYIYDFCDVAHPNELLDALREFYLGGIFTDITLQCATGQVFYCHKAALSARSSYFKVMFTADMKERSNNLIKLTGIDYDVLSALVNYVYTSRVNITETNVQSLLEAADLLQFSSVKKACEDFLIRFLDVDNCLGMHSFAELHICPELEREARRVMLSRFEELLQQEEFLEVDYDKLSSVMSLKNINVWKDEVLLDAVVKWVTYDIVNRIDHVQGLLCCVHLELDEVHFKTALDGQRQCLLGNEGKVRSLIINALKSNCKETSASRKKLSSSMYVIGGYYWHPLCEVHIWDPISNTWVQGKDMPDQTRESYSVSLLGANIYVTGGYMTETIEALDTVWIYNGDCDEWTEGCPMITARYYHCSVALHGCIYAIGGYRGGAIQLDTEFYDPLKKKWFPTANMIQGVGNATACVMNDTIYVTGGHYGSRGSSTYEKVQAYRPDINEWNIVTISPHPAVLGGRTDYNHRLLRSRER, from the exons ATGGATTTGAAGATTAATG CCACTATGTCAGACAAAGGAAAAGGAAGCTACATTTATGACTTTTGTGACGTCGCCCATCCAAATGAACTATTGGATGCTCTGAGAGAGTTCTACCTAGGTGGCATATTCACCGACATCACCCTACAATGTGCCACGGGACAGGTATTTTACTGTCACAAGGCAGCATTGTCAGCCCGCAGCTCTTATTTCAAAGTCATGTTCACAGCCGACATGAAAGAGCGGTCAAACAACCTCATCAAACTGACAGGGATTGATTATGACGTTCTGAGTGCTTTGGTGAACTACGTATACACTTCCAGGGTGAACATCACTGAGACAAATGTACAGAGCCTGCTGGAGGCAGCAGACCTCTTACAGTTCAGCTCAGTGAAGAAGGCTTGCGAAGACTTCCTTATACGCTTCCTGGATGTGGACAACTGCCTGGGTATGCACTCTTTTGCTGAGCTGCACATCTGCCCTGAGCTGGAGCGGGAGGCACGAAGGGTAATGCTCAGCAGGTTTGAGGAACTTCTACAGCAGGAGGAATTCTTGGAGGTGGACTACGACAAGCTGAGTTCCGTCATGTCTCTTAAGAACATCAACGTATGGAAGGATGAAGTTCTCTTGGATGCAGTGGTCAAATGGGTCACCTATGACATTGTTAACCGTATTGATCACGTTCAGGGCCTACTCTGTTGTGTCCATCTTGAGCTGGATGAGGTGCACTTCAAGACTGCCCTGGATGGACAGAGGCAATGCTTACTGGGCAATGAGGGAAAAGTAAGGTCATTGATTATCAACGCTTTGAAGTCCAACTGCAAAGAGACTTCAGCGAGCAGGAAGAAACTGTCCTCAAGCATGTATGTTATTGGAGGGTACTACTGGCATCCGCTCTGTGAAGTCCACATATGGGATCCAATAAGCAACACATGGGTGCAAGGAAAAGATATGCCTGACCAGACAAGAGAGAGCTATAGTGTATCTTTACTGGGGGCAAATATTTATGTGACTGGGGGTTATATGACTGAGACTATTGAAGCCCTGGACACAGTTTGGATTTATAATGGTGATTGTGATGAGTGGACTGAGGGATGCCCCATGATCACTGCCAGATACTACCACTGTTCTGTGGCTTTACACGGCTGTATCTATGCCATAGGAGGGTACAGAGGGGGAGCWATACAACTTGACACTGAATTCTATGACCCCTTAAAAAAGAAATGGTTCCCTACAGCCAACATGATACAAG GTGTAGGAAATGCCACTGCGTGTGTCATGAATGACACAATCTATGTGACCGGTGGCCACTATGGATCCAGAGGAAGCAGCACCTATGAAAAAGTTCAGGCCTACAGGCCAGACATAAATGAGTGGAACATTGTCACAATCAGTCCTCATCCAG CTGTACTTGGTGGGAGGACAGACTACAATCACAGACTGCTACGAtccagagagagatga
- the klhl23 gene encoding kelch-like protein 23 isoform X1 — MDLKINATMSDKGKGSYIYDFCDVAHPNELLDALREFYLGGIFTDITLQCATGQVFYCHKAALSARSSYFKVMFTADMKERSNNLIKLTGIDYDVLSALVNYVYTSRVNITETNVQSLLEAADLLQFSSVKKACEDFLIRFLDVDNCLGMHSFAELHICPELEREARRVMLSRFEELLQQEEFLEVDYDKLSSVMSLKNINVWKDEVLLDAVVKWVTYDIVNRIDHVQGLLCCVHLELDEVHFKTALDGQRQCLLGNEGKVRSLIINALKSNCKETSASRKKLSSSMYVIGGYYWHPLCEVHIWDPISNTWVQGKDMPDQTRESYSVSLLGANIYVTGGYMTETIEALDTVWIYNGDCDEWTEGCPMITARYYHCSVALHGCIYAIGGYRGGAIQLDTEFYDPLKKKWFPTANMIQGVGNATACVMNDTIYVTGGHYGSRGSSTYEKVQAYRPDINEWNIVTISPHPEYGLCSVSLNNKLYLVGGQTTITDCYDPERDEWRQLSVMKERRMECGAVVINGCIYVTGGYSYSKGTYLQSIEKYDPELDTWEVVGSLPSPARTHGCICIYSV, encoded by the exons ATGGATTTGAAGATTAATG CCACTATGTCAGACAAAGGAAAAGGAAGCTACATTTATGACTTTTGTGACGTCGCCCATCCAAATGAACTATTGGATGCTCTGAGAGAGTTCTACCTAGGTGGCATATTCACCGACATCACCCTACAATGTGCCACGGGACAGGTATTTTACTGTCACAAGGCAGCATTGTCAGCCCGCAGCTCTTATTTCAAAGTCATGTTCACAGCCGACATGAAAGAGCGGTCAAACAACCTCATCAAACTGACAGGGATTGATTATGACGTTCTGAGTGCTTTGGTGAACTACGTATACACTTCCAGGGTGAACATCACTGAGACAAATGTACAGAGCCTGCTGGAGGCAGCAGACCTCTTACAGTTCAGCTCAGTGAAGAAGGCTTGCGAAGACTTCCTTATACGCTTCCTGGATGTGGACAACTGCCTGGGTATGCACTCTTTTGCTGAGCTGCACATCTGCCCTGAGCTGGAGCGGGAGGCACGAAGGGTAATGCTCAGCAGGTTTGAGGAACTTCTACAGCAGGAGGAATTCTTGGAGGTGGACTACGACAAGCTGAGTTCCGTCATGTCTCTTAAGAACATCAACGTATGGAAGGATGAAGTTCTCTTGGATGCAGTGGTCAAATGGGTCACCTATGACATTGTTAACCGTATTGATCACGTTCAGGGCCTACTCTGTTGTGTCCATCTTGAGCTGGATGAGGTGCACTTCAAGACTGCCCTGGATGGACAGAGGCAATGCTTACTGGGCAATGAGGGAAAAGTAAGGTCATTGATTATCAACGCTTTGAAGTCCAACTGCAAAGAGACTTCAGCGAGCAGGAAGAAACTGTCCTCAAGCATGTATGTTATTGGAGGGTACTACTGGCATCCGCTCTGTGAAGTCCACATATGGGATCCAATAAGCAACACATGGGTGCAAGGAAAAGATATGCCTGACCAGACAAGAGAGAGCTATAGTGTATCTTTACTGGGGGCAAATATTTATGTGACTGGGGGTTATATGACTGAGACTATTGAAGCCCTGGACACAGTTTGGATTTATAATGGTGATTGTGATGAGTGGACTGAGGGATGCCCCATGATCACTGCCAGATACTACCACTGTTCTGTGGCTTTACACGGCTGTATCTATGCCATAGGAGGGTACAGAGGGGGAGCWATACAACTTGACACTGAATTCTATGACCCCTTAAAAAAGAAATGGTTCCCTACAGCCAACATGATACAAG GTGTAGGAAATGCCACTGCGTGTGTCATGAATGACACAATCTATGTGACCGGTGGCCACTATGGATCCAGAGGAAGCAGCACCTATGAAAAAGTTCAGGCCTACAGGCCAGACATAAATGAGTGGAACATTGTCACAATCAGTCCTCATCCAG AGTATGGCCTGTGCTCTGTTTCTCTGAACAACAAGCTGTACTTGGTGGGAGGACAGACTACAATCACAGACTGCTACGAtccagagagagatgagtggaggCAGTTGTCagtgatgaaggagaggaggatggagtgtGGTGCTGTAGTGATCAATGGCTGCATCTATGTGACCGGGGGATATTCCTATTCAAAGGGGACGTATCTGCAGAGCATTGAGAAGTATGACCCAGAGCTGGACACCTGGGAGGTTGTGGGAAGCCTCCCCAGCCCAGCAAGAACACACGGATGCATTTGCATTTACAGTGTGTAG